A region of the Gammaproteobacteria bacterium genome:
CGGCTGTCGCAAAAGAACTTTTCCATCGACACGCATTTTTATCCGCTGGGTTCCTGCACCATGAAGTACAACCCGCGGGCCTGTCATGAACTCGCCATGCTGCCGCAGTTTCTCGGCCGACATCCTTATGCGCCGGAAAGTCACAGCCAGGGCTTCCTGGCCTGCATGTTCGAGCTGCAGGAAATGCTCAAGGCCGTCACCGGCATGCAGGGCGTGTCGCTGACCCCGATGGCGGGCGCGCAGGGCGAATTCGCGGGCGTGGCCATGATCCGCGCGTATCACGAATCGCGCGGCGACGCGGCCCGCACCGAGATCCTGGTGCCCGATGCCGCGCACGGCACCAACCCCGCCACCGCCACCATGTGCGGCTACAAGGTGCGCGAGATCCCCACCGACGACAGCGGCGACGTGGACATGGAGGCGCTGCGCGCCGCCGTCGGACCGCAAACCGCGGGCATCATGCTCACCAATCCCTCCACCCTGGGCGTGTTCGAGCGCCGTATCGAAGAGATCGCCCGCACCGTCCACGAGGCCGGCGGGTTGCTGTACTACGACGGCGCCAACCTGAACGCCATTCTCGGCAAGGTGCGTCCGGGCGACATGGGGTTCGACGTCATTCACGTCAACCTGCACAAGACCTTCTCCACCCCGCATGGCGGCGGCGGGCCGGGCTCCGGTGCCATCGGGGTGGGCAAGCGCCTGCTGCCGTTCATGCCGGTGCCGGTGGTCGGGCGCGAAGGCGACGCCTATCGCTGGCTGACCGAACAGGACCTGCCGCAGAGCATCGGCCGCCTGTCCGCCTTTATGGGCAACGCCGGCGTACTGCTGCGCGCCTATGTCTACATGCGGCTGCTGGGCCGCATC
Encoded here:
- the gcvPB gene encoding aminomethyl-transferring glycine dehydrogenase subunit GcvPB, with product RLSQKNFSIDTHFYPLGSCTMKYNPRACHELAMLPQFLGRHPYAPESHSQGFLACMFELQEMLKAVTGMQGVSLTPMAGAQGEFAGVAMIRAYHESRGDAARTEILVPDAAHGTNPATATMCGYKVREIPTDDSGDVDMEALRAAVGPQTAGIMLTNPSTLGVFERRIEEIARTVHEAGGLLYYDGANLNAILGKVRPGDMGFDVIHVNLHKTFSTPHGGGGPGSGAIGVGKRLLPFMPVPVVGREGDAYRWLTEQDLPQSIGRLSAFMGNAGVLLRAYVYMRLLGRIGMERVAEFSTLNANYLMARLKEKGFDLAFPQRRATHEFIVTLKRQAKQQGVTAMDFAKRLLDFGIHAPTTYFPLLVPECLLIEPTETEAREELDRFVDAMTAILAEAESDPDKVKGAPYTQPNRRFDEVRAARELDLKWQPPAA